Part of the Alteracholeplasma palmae J233 genome, CTAGAAAATTAAGAATGGGTATTTTAAGAAGTTTACTTAGACCTTATGTCATTCAGACAAAAAAGGAAAAAGAAAAAATTGCTGATGAATTCAGTTATCGCTTATCTCAATTTGAAAACTTCACTGATACGCAACTTGTAAATTTATTAGAAATTTATAAGAACGATACATTAGTAAAAGACTATTATTATAATCTTTGGTTAAATATTTTAACTCAACTAGTTGAACGTGGAATAGGCGAAAATGACTTTCAAAGACTAATTGATTTAACAGACACTAACCAAACTATTCGTGATGAAGACTCCAAACAATTTAATGATAATTTTAATAGTGTTTTTTATGATGAAAAAGGCGAAATTGATGGTTTAACACCTGAACAATTTAGACCAGTTACATATAAGAGCACAACTCTTTTAGAATTAAGAAGTATAGGGGATAAATATAACGCTTCAGTTCCAAAAAGATTACGTAAAAAAGAATTATTAGAAATCATTATTAAAGAATTAAAAGATCGTAATGCATATGAAGAAAATCTAGATGAAAGATTGTCTAAAATGAGTATTTTAGTTTTAGAAAGATATGCTAAAGATAATAAAATAAAAGTTTCAACGGAATTAAGAAAAGAAGAAATTATTGAATATATTCTTTCTAACGCTAAAGAAACAAAAGAATCATATTATGTTCCAACCTCTAGTGCTGTATATGAAACAGAGCAAGAAGAGATTGCAGTTTCTGATGATATTATACTTGAAGTTAATGAACCTGAGATGGTTGAAGTTATTTTCTTTGAAACTGAAAAAACAACAACTATTAAAGGCACAAGAGTTGAAGAACCTAATGTTGATTTAATTGAAGGTTATGACTTTAAAGGTTGGTATAGAGAAAAAACTTTTAATACACCTTGGGATTTTTCTAAGGATGTTGTTACAGAACCAATTACACTTTATCCTAAATTTGAAGAAAAAGAAGTAACTAACTTTAATGTTACATATAAAAATATTAAAGATGAAATATACCGTCAATTAAATGTAGCTAAAAACTCAAAACTTGTAGAACCAGAATTAGAAGTAGATGAAGCAGTTACATTTGAAGGTTGGTTTACTGATAAAGAATTTAGTAGAAAATGGGATTTTTCAACTGACACTGTTACACAAAATGTTACACTTTATGCTAAACTTGTAGAAACAATTAAGAATGAAGTTGTAGTAGTTGAAAAAGTTCTACCTCCAGCTCAAACTGAAACTGTAACGACACATACAGTTATTTCAAATCAAACAGCAATGGATGATAGTTCAGTTAATAAAATATTAGAAGAATTAGCGATTATTAAAAAAGAAGTTATTAAAAATAATAGAAGTAAAAAAGAAGCAATGATTAGACAATTGCTAAACGATGAAGATGATGATTTAACTCAAGAAAAAGTTAATCCAAAAGAAAAATACTCTGAAGAAGTAGTAGAAACAAAAGAAAAGAAATCAAAAAAACAAACAAAAGAAACTCCAAAAAAACGTAGAAATTTCTTTGTTAGATTCTTAATAGATTTAGTTACAACAGTATTAATTATCTTAATTGTAGCAATACTACTTGTGTTAACAACAGGAACTATTTCAGCATTTGATCCAAACAACCAATTAGCTGCAGATATTAATAAAGTATTTGATTACATAAAAATAGGTGATACTGGACTTGCACTACACATCACATCATTTATGACATGGTTAAAAAATATATTTAGTTAATAATTAAAAAAGATTTGGGGCGTTGTTATGCCAAAAGATAAAAATGAATACACACCAATGATGCAACAATATTTAAAAATCAAAGAAGACTATGCTGATGCAATAGTCTTTTTTAGATTGGGCGATTTCTATGAGATGTTTTTCGATGATGCGCTATTAGCTTCAAAAACACTAGAAATAGTCCTAACATCTAGAGATGCTGGTCAAAAGGTTCCAATGTGTGGCGTACCGCATCATTCATCTAGAATCTACATTCAAAAATTAGTTGAAAAAGGACTTAAAGTAGCAATTGTTGAACAAGTATCAGAACCAGGAAAAGGATTAGTAGAACGTAAAGTAGTTAAACTGATTACCCCAGGAATGATCATCGAAGATGGAATGTTAAATGAAAAAGAAAATAATTTTATCGCAAGCCTATCTTTGAAAGAACATGGCTATATTTTATCCTACGTTGATATTTCAACAGGCGAATCCTTTTTAACGGATGGATTAACAAAAGAACAAGCCTTTGATTTAATATTAAGTCTTAAGATTAAAGAAATCGTATTATCTAAAAATTACGACAAACAAATTGAACTTTTTATTAACAATAATAATTTATCAGTTACTTATTATGAATCGGGCAAAGATTTATTTGAACATCACTTAATTAAAAACTTACAAACATTAGATCAAAAAAAGGCAGCAAGCGAACTTTTACAATATTTATCTCAAACACAAAATCAACCATTAAAACATTTTATGGGATTTGAAATTATTAGAAAAAATGCACATATGCATATTGATCATAAGGTTCAAAAACATTTAGAAATTATTGATTCTAATACTAATAATCCTAAAACAACCCTACTTTATTGGTTAGACCAAACACAAACTGCCATGGGATCAAGAAAACTAAAGTATTGGTTAAATAACCCACTAATTGATAAAGAAATACTTAATCAAAGATATGATTATATCGATGGATTTAAACAATATGGGCCAAGAAATGAACTCAAAGAAATCTTAAGATATATTTATGATATTAACCGTATTGTAGGAAGAATCTCATTTAATAATGCAAATGCTAAAGATCTGTATCAACTTAAACAAACATTATCACTTATTCCTAATTTAATTGAAATATTAAAAGCTTATGAAAATGATAAAGTAAAAGAATTAGCAACAGACATTAACCCACATACAGAATTATTTGAACTCCTTGATAAAAGTATTGTAGATAATCCACCTCTATCGATTAAAGAAGGAGGCATTATTA contains:
- a CDS encoding InlB B-repeat-containing protein, with the protein product MAAFDKNAQITVKNETYSVDDLAKKLSKVPSEAIVRIFNEVHINFSRKLRMGILRSLLRPYVIQTKKEKEKIADEFSYRLSQFENFTDTQLVNLLEIYKNDTLVKDYYYNLWLNILTQLVERGIGENDFQRLIDLTDTNQTIRDEDSKQFNDNFNSVFYDEKGEIDGLTPEQFRPVTYKSTTLLELRSIGDKYNASVPKRLRKKELLEIIIKELKDRNAYEENLDERLSKMSILVLERYAKDNKIKVSTELRKEEIIEYILSNAKETKESYYVPTSSAVYETEQEEIAVSDDIILEVNEPEMVEVIFFETEKTTTIKGTRVEEPNVDLIEGYDFKGWYREKTFNTPWDFSKDVVTEPITLYPKFEEKEVTNFNVTYKNIKDEIYRQLNVAKNSKLVEPELEVDEAVTFEGWFTDKEFSRKWDFSTDTVTQNVTLYAKLVETIKNEVVVVEKVLPPAQTETVTTHTVISNQTAMDDSSVNKILEELAIIKKEVIKNNRSKKEAMIRQLLNDEDDDLTQEKVNPKEKYSEEVVETKEKKSKKQTKETPKKRRNFFVRFLIDLVTTVLIILIVAILLVLTTGTISAFDPNNQLAADINKVFDYIKIGDTGLALHITSFMTWLKNIFS